The nucleotide sequence CACCAGATCATCGAACGCGGGGCTGAGATCGAGGTCGTCGAGCATCTGCCGGGTGACGTCGGCGGGCGTGGCCAAGGTGTTGGACGTCAGGACGAGCCGGGCGCCTGTGGCGCGGACGCCCGCCAGTGCTCGGTGCGCTTCGGGGAACACCTCGGGGCAGGCCCGCAGGACGGCGTGGGTATGCGCGACGACCAGAACCTTGACGAGTTCATCGTGGCCGGCGGGGTCAAGCCCAAGCCTGGAGAGGATCCGCTTGACTTGCGTCTCGGCGGAGGGCTGCGTGCCCTGCTCGCGCTGCTCGGCCAGGATCGACTCCCGGCAGGCCAGGGTCGTTGCGCGCACGGTCTCGGACCGTATCGGGTGCCCGAAGTGCGCCAGGGCCGCGGTGAACTCGCGGATCCGCCAAGCGGCTTCGGCAGTCCGGTCCCCATACGTGATCAAGGTGCCCCACAGGTCGATACTGGCGACCCAGCCATGCAGCGGCGCGCTGGTCACCGGACCCGCCCGGGGAGTGCGGCGGCACGCGGCCGGCGGTGCAACCAACCGGCCATCGTGGCGGGGTCGGCGCTGCCGAACAGCAAACTGCCCGCGACCAAGGCGTCGGCTCCGGCGTCGGCGAGCAGAGGCACGGTGGTTGTGCGGATCCCGCCGTCCGCGAACACCGTGATGTTCGAGTTGTCCGTACGCGCTTCGGCTTCGTTCGGGGCATCCGCGGTGGCGAGGATGTGGCGTACAGCGGTGATCCGCCCAGGGGCGTGAGGATCCATGCCTGTCCCGGCGGTGCCGAGCGGTGTATTAACCATGACGATGGCGTCCACCAGCGGCAGAAACGTACGGACTGCCTCAGGATCGCTACCAAGGGACAAGGCGATTCCCGCAGCCACGCCCAAGTCACGGACCGACCGCACGGCGTCTCCCGCGCCGCGCGCCTCGACGTGGACGGTGACCAGGTCGGCTCCGGCGTCGGCGAACTGGGCCGCGAGCCGCGCCGGACGCTGGGCCATAAGGTGCACGTGGAACGGCACGGTCGTGCGTGGCCGCAGGGCTTTGACCACGGCCGGGCTGAACAGCAGCGTGTCGACCAGGTGCCCGTCGGCGGCGTCGATGTGGAACAGGTCCGCATGGGGGGTCATCCGGTCTACCTCGGCGGCCAACGCGCCGAGATCGGCAGACCACAGCGACGCGTCGATCAGCATCCGGTCGCGAGGCAGTTCGGCGAGGAATGACATGTGGCTCACCCCAGCCCTGCGGCAGCGAACTCGGCCTTGCAGTGCGCGACCGAGCTGATCAGCAGGTCACGGACGTTCTGGTCGCCGTCTTCGAACCGGGGGAAAACTTCCAGCATCACGGGGACGTTGCCGAGGTCCGCGGCGAGGAGAGCCCTTCCGAATCGAGCGACGTCGAACGTGCCCTGCGGGTGCGGCCATCCCCAGTGCGGGTCACCGAGTCCGTCGGTGTTGTCCAGGTGGATCAGGCGCGTGTGTGGCGCGAGGGGCCTGAACCAGTCCTCGACGCTCGCGTCCGGTCCGTACAACGGCTGGAAGACCATGTGACCGGTGTCCAAGGTGAGGCCGACGTTGTCTGCTCCGCGTTGCGCGAGGTCACCGATCAGTCGCTCTGCTTGCTCGGGGGTGGAGGGGAACTCGCGTGGGAGTGGGGTGGGTTCGATGAGGAACTCGGCCACTCCGCAGCGCCGGGCATAGGCGGAAAGGTCGGCCACGGTATCGACGAGTGTGCGGTAACGGGTCTCCGCCGCGGATGGGTCGGCCGCATCGATGACACTGAGGGTGCCCAACGGCCCGCCGACAGCAGCAGCTCCGAGTTCCGCTGCGGTGTCGATCGCGCGCCGCCACCACAGCGCAGCCGCGCGACGTCCGGAGGGACTGGGGTCCAGCAGGCCGGCGGGTACCCAGTGCGCCAGACCGACGTACGCGCTGTGCGCCGTCAGGCCGTGGTCGGCAAGGGCCTTCGCCGCGCGGCGGGTCATAGCGGCACGTTCGGGCTCGGGCCACCATGGGTCGACGAGGTCGAAGGTGAACTGCACTGAGGTCACGTCCAGTTCGGAGCGTACGAACGCCGCCCACGACTCCGGTTCCAGCCACCGTTTCACGGCGAAGCACAAGTTGACGCCCAACATCACAGTCTCCGTTTCGGTAGTGAGTCGTCACGTGCCCGCGAGAGTTCGGAACACGTCGCGGAGGAGTGCCGTCAGGTCGGGCAGCGTGCGCACCATGCCGCCGGTGAGCGCGTAGTCGACCATCAGGTTGTTGCTGTCGGTGCCGCCGAATCTGCGGCTGTCGGTCTGCAAGCCGACGCAGACCTTGCCGAGGGCATGGGCCATGCCGAGTTCGACGCAGGCGCCCTCATCGGGGACGCGGCCGTCCACCACCATCACCAGCACAGCGCACTCGGCGACCGCGGCAGTGTCGAGGTCGAACAGGCGGCGGCGCACTTCGTGTTCGTTCATGCCCATACGGACCAGCGGCGCTGCCTCGCCGCCGTCGCGCTGAGGCAGGAACGTCCCGAAGCCTGCGCCGCGGACGGCTTCGTCGACGGTCAGGTTGAACGCCTTCTCGGCGTCGTTGAACAACGGTGCGGCGATGTACGCCTTCATGGCGGATTTCCTTCACGATGGCGGTGTCAGCGGGGACGGCGGTGTGCTCACACGGTGACGCCGACCCGGGCGAGCGCGGTGAACAACTCCGCGGCGCGATGGTCGGGATACGTGCCGTTCCACATGGCGGGCACATAGAAGGTGCGGACCCGCTCCCACTGCCACGGCGGCTCTTCGAACGGGGCGTCGATTCCGTTATTGACCAGCGAGCACCAGCGGCGCAGGCAACTGGGACACACACCGCAGTGGACAGGTCTGCCATCGGACCGGCTGCACGAAAACGTGAGCAGCAAGTCGTCGGTCGGCAGGCCCTGTTCGAGGTACCAGCGGACGATCTCCGTCTTGGTCAGCTCCCAGAACGGGCTGTGGATCCGAACATCGCGGCCGGTCAGTGCAGTGATCATGTTGCCGATCACGCCGAACGCCTCAGGGCTCTTGTCAGCGGTGTGGTCCCCCTTGACACCGATGCACCAGATCAGGTCCGCCCGGTCAGCCGCGAGCATCGCGAAATACGCGTTGCGCATCGGGATGATGGCATCTGGTGCCTCCCGATCCGACAGATCCAGTTCGCGGCTGATCGTCAGATCCATGCCGCACCGGGCTGCGAGTTTCTCGACGGCGACGCGCTCCTGCGGCGCGTAGCGGTGCCGCAGATCGAAGTACACGACCGGCGGTCGGCCGAGGAAGTGCCAAGCGGGGAAGCTGTCGAGGCCGGCGGAGAACAGCAGAACTCCGGCCCCGAGCGGATTGGGCTCAGGTGTGGGCTCAGGCATCACTGGGCGCTCCATTCAGCGGCGCGCCCAGCAGGCGCGCTAATGCGTCGGTGATCTGGGACAGCACCTGGTCTGGGGGGCGCAGACCAACGCGGATCCGCGCGACGCGGTCTTGGTGCGCAGCCAGGACGAGCCGGTAGGCGGCGGCGAACTGTGGGAGAAACATCAGACGTTCGACGGATCCGGGATTCCCACCGCCGTGACCGCGGGCAATGGCGCGTTCACGCGCCAGCGGCCACGGGGTGTCCAGGAACACGGCCACGTCCGGGTGCAGGAACCAGGGGGCGACGAGTCCTCGGAGACCGGTGAGGAGCATCGTGGGGTCGGCGTCTGGCTGGGTCTCGGCGAGCACGGCCAGCGCGTAGGCAAGTTTGGAGTACAGGCCCTGGTCGGCGACGACGACGTCGTACTCACCGAGCAGCGGCCCGAGGACCCGGGTGTGGTGGTGTGCTTCACGGGCGAGGCGCAGCAGCACATCGACCCGGGCGTGGTGTGAGGCCGTGAATCCGCCGGTGCCTGTCCGGTCGCGCAGCGGCTCCTCATCGAGCAGATGGGACAGCGCGTCGATCACCGCAGACCGCGGTCCGTGATGAACCACCCGCGCGGTGTATCCGGCCTCGGCCAGCACCTGGCACAACCCGATGGCGGCGGTCGACTTGCCCGCTCCCCAAAGCCCTTCGACGCAGACTAGCCGCCCCAGGCGAGGCCCCACCACGAACCCGTCGTCAGGTGTCTGGACGATGGGAGTACGACGTTGTGTCGTTGTCATCGCACCCCCAGCAGCACCTGCAAACGCAGGCTCACGTGCCACCCGTGCTCCGCAGCCGGGGCAGCCAGCGCCTGTGCGCCGGCAAGTACTTCTTCGGAGGTGGTGCCCTGCGGCATCACCCATACCGGGGCGAGTTGGTGGCTCTCCACGAGTTCCGCGAGTTCGGCCCAGTCCGCGCCCTCAGGCCCGTCGGAGACGACGAACTTGAAGACCGCCTTGCGCGTGTCCGCGAAGACGGCCAGTACGTCGTGCCGGATCCGCCGCCCCGCTTGTTCCCCAGATGAGGCAAGCTTCGGCGATACCGTGAACTGCGCTGCCGCGGCGGCGATCTCCGGCAGTGGAGCGAGAGTGCCGTTGGTCTCGAACTCCACGCGCCGCCCGGCCTCGTAGAGGACCCGGACCAACGGGACGAGCTGCCGCTGCTGCATCAGCGGCTCTCCGCCGGTGATCACCACCATGCCCGGAGACTGCGCCAGCACCCATGTGGCGAGTTCGGCGACCGGCGTCGGATGCAGTTCCTCGGCCGGGTCGTGGTCGTCCCAACGCCATGTCTGGGGGGTGTCGCACGGCCATCCCGCGCATGCCAGATTGCAGCCGCCGAGCCGGACGAACACCGCCGCCCGTCCTTGGGACGGCCCCTCGCCCTGGTGGGAGACGAACCGCTCGTTCACGACCAACTCGCCCGCCCCCGCAGCCCGGCGCAGGATCGCGCCAGCCCGGCTCACGCCGGTTCCGGGATGTACTCGCTCCAACACGTGTCGGTCTCTGCGACCCGGACACACGCCACACGCGAGCCGCCGAGGTCGAGATGTTTGCTGGCCCAACGAGCGACGTGCTCGGCCAAGTGCTCGACCGTGGGGTCGTGATCGTCGAACAGCGCGTTCAAACCGCGCTCCAGCCGGGGCCAGGAGCGCAGATAGCTGTCCAGTGCGTCGAGTTCGGTGAAGTCGATGACCATTCCGAACTCGTTCAGACGCTTCGCTTCGAGAATGATGTGGACGTAGAAGTTGTGGCCGTGCATATTCCTACAGCCGTGACCCTCGGGCAGACGACTGATGGCGTGCTGGGCGCAAATGGGCCCGAATGTTCTGGTGATCGTGTACATCGACGGGGACTCTCCGGAAGGTTGAGAGGGGACCATGACGTCACGGCGACGGTGGAGCGTCGAATGTGGGGCCGGTCGCGGGCCAGGGGTCGGCGGCCTCAAACCTGGCCCGCGACCGGGGTGGCCGCCGCCGCGGCCGGAGCAGGACACGGCCGGGCGACGGGACTTACCGCGGCCTCACGGCTGCGGCAGCCGCACAAGGGGCGCGTTGTCGTCGCTCCCGGCACTCGGGTGCTCGCTGTCGTTCGCCACGTCAGTCACCTTGCGAGGCCGGCGGGCACGCACCTGCGGCTGGTCCTCCCGCAGTCGCGAGAGGGGGGGCGTAAACCGCACGGAGTATCCGTCAGTGACGTTGTTCTTGGATCTCTCAGAACGGTCCATGCGTCCTGTCCTCCTCGGGAACACCAGCAGCGCGAACACGCCCTTCTTCCAGAGCGCTTCGTCTTTCGCGCCTTCGCCTCAGACAACCGCTGAGCCAGGCGGTCCCGCCATGGCTAACCACCGTGCAAACCACCTCGCAAAACCGCCGTGCCGGGTGAACCGCCATGCAAACCACCAGGCAAAACCTCGGGACACGTCCTGCGGGGCTCTCTGAACGGGTGCGCATCGCTACCGTGGAGGACACAGTCCGAAACTCGCCTCGGGGGGCGTGGATGAGCCAGCGCAAGGCCACCGCCGACGGCCGCACAGGACCCGAGGCGGACAAACAGCCGAGACCGAACACTCAGTTGCTTGCCCTCACACGGGCGCGCGGCTGGACCTACGAAGACCTCGGGCGCAAGCTCGCCGACGAGGCGCGCAAGCAAGGCATTTCCGGGGCCACGTTCGACTACTCGACCATCCAGCGGTTCATGAACGGCAAAACCACCTGGCCACAGGGCGACACTCGCCGCTGCCTCGAAGCGCTCTTCGGCCGGCCCGCAACCGAACTCGGGTTCATCCCCCGATTCGGCGGACGCGCGGCAGCCCCACGCGTCGAATCTTCCGTCGTCCTCCACACCGAAACCGGTACAGAAAAAGGTGATCATACGAACCGTCGCGCTGCCCTGGCCACCATCAGCGCCGCTGCCTTGGCGCCGATCCTCACCCCCGGCAACGCCGCCGCCGAAGCGGCGGACTTCACACGCCATGCCACCGAGTCCGACTTGGGTCCCGGCCTGCTCGACCGGCTCGGCGCGGCTGTCCACCAGATCGGCGCGACTTACCCGGCTCACCGACCTCAGGAACTCTGGCCCACCACTCTCGACCTGAGGCGCACGACGCATCACCTCACGCGGCAGCGGCACACCCTCCGCGAAGGCCGCAGCATCGCCCACACCGCGGGCATGCTGTCGGTCATCCTCGCCTGGCTGGCCCACGACCTCGGCGACAACCCAACCGCAGAGGCGTACTGCGCGGACGCATTCGCCCAAGGTCACCAAGCCGACCTACCGGAAGTGTCCGCGTGGGCCGACGACGCGCTCTCCACCATCCTGCTCTACGCCGACCGACCCGATGCAGCCCTCGCTGCCGCAACCCGCGGGGCTGCCACCGCGCCCCAAGACAGTCCGGCCCACGCTCGCCTGGCCGCTCAGGTTGCGCGTGCCCACGCCCGACTCGGGCACGCCGACGCATTTGCCGACGCAACCGTCACAACCCGGGCTTACGCGGATCGCCTCCCGGCTCACGGAGCGGGATTGTGGGGCGCCGACGCCGTCCGAATCTCCTCCTACGACGCGTCGTCATACCTGTGGCTGGATCAACCTGACAAAGCCCGTGTCGCCGCAGAAGCAGCCATCGCGCAGTACGCCGCCGTCGACCACACCCGACAGTCCCCCACCCGGATGGCTATCGCCCAACTCGATCTTGCCGCCGCCCACGCAGCACTGGGCGAGCCGGACGCCGCCGTCGAATACGCCAGACAAGCTCTTGCCTGCCCGCGTCTGGTCGAATCCGTCCAGGTTCGCACCAGGCAGCTCGGCGCCCGGCTCCGCCGCGACTATCCGAAGACCGCATACGGCAGCGACGTCACGGCGGAGTTGACTGCCCAAACGGCCCGTATCTGAACCAGCCCTGATGAATCACCACTGAGAGATCACACGGTCACGTACGTCGACGACCGCCATACCTGCGGCCCGCGCCGCAGCCAGTCCCTCGTCGGCGTCCTCGACCGCCAGACACTCATGCGGGAGGACGCCCAACCGACGTGCGGCCTCTACATAGAGATCAGGCGCAGGCTTGCCGCGCAGCGCGTCCTCACGCACCACGACATCATCGAACAGGTGGCCAAGCCCGGTTGCGTCGACGCCGGCACGCACGACTACACCCCCGCCGCCCGACACCACC is from Yinghuangia sp. ASG 101 and encodes:
- a CDS encoding XRE family transcriptional regulator, producing MSQRKATADGRTGPEADKQPRPNTQLLALTRARGWTYEDLGRKLADEARKQGISGATFDYSTIQRFMNGKTTWPQGDTRRCLEALFGRPATELGFIPRFGGRAAAPRVESSVVLHTETGTEKGDHTNRRAALATISAAALAPILTPGNAAAEAADFTRHATESDLGPGLLDRLGAAVHQIGATYPAHRPQELWPTTLDLRRTTHHLTRQRHTLREGRSIAHTAGMLSVILAWLAHDLGDNPTAEAYCADAFAQGHQADLPEVSAWADDALSTILLYADRPDAALAAATRGAATAPQDSPAHARLAAQVARAHARLGHADAFADATVTTRAYADRLPAHGAGLWGADAVRISSYDASSYLWLDQPDKARVAAEAAIAQYAAVDHTRQSPTRMAIAQLDLAAAHAALGEPDAAVEYARQALACPRLVESVQVRTRQLGARLRRDYPKTAYGSDVTAELTAQTARI
- a CDS encoding 7-carboxy-7-deazaguanine synthase QueE; this encodes MSRAGAILRRAAGAGELVVNERFVSHQGEGPSQGRAAVFVRLGGCNLACAGWPCDTPQTWRWDDHDPAEELHPTPVAELATWVLAQSPGMVVITGGEPLMQQRQLVPLVRVLYEAGRRVEFETNGTLAPLPEIAAAAAQFTVSPKLASSGEQAGRRIRHDVLAVFADTRKAVFKFVVSDGPEGADWAELAELVESHQLAPVWVMPQGTTSEEVLAGAQALAAPAAEHGWHVSLRLQVLLGVR
- a CDS encoding nucleoside 2-deoxyribosyltransferase; the protein is MKAYIAAPLFNDAEKAFNLTVDEAVRGAGFGTFLPQRDGGEAAPLVRMGMNEHEVRRRLFDLDTAAVAECAVLVMVVDGRVPDEGACVELGMAHALGKVCVGLQTDSRRFGGTDSNNLMVDYALTGGMVRTLPDLTALLRDVFRTLAGT
- a CDS encoding HAD family hydrolase is translated as MTSAPLHGWVASIDLWGTLITYGDRTAEAAWRIREFTAALAHFGHPIRSETVRATTLACRESILAEQREQGTQPSAETQVKRILSRLGLDPAGHDELVKVLVVAHTHAVLRACPEVFPEAHRALAGVRATGARLVLTSNTLATPADVTRQMLDDLDLSPAFDDLVFSSDLGIAKPRPDVFQAVAVRSSATLDRVVHFGNDWRTDVLAALAAGCRALWFNPHTRPPRPGIRHIHQLADLPDALRSICAPTEDRSL
- a CDS encoding ribulose-phosphate 3-epimerase — translated: MSFLAELPRDRMLIDASLWSADLGALAAEVDRMTPHADLFHIDAADGHLVDTLLFSPAVVKALRPRTTVPFHVHLMAQRPARLAAQFADAGADLVTVHVEARGAGDAVRSVRDLGVAAGIALSLGSDPEAVRTFLPLVDAIVMVNTPLGTAGTGMDPHAPGRITAVRHILATADAPNEAEARTDNSNITVFADGGIRTTTVPLLADAGADALVAGSLLFGSADPATMAGWLHRRPRAAALPGRVR
- a CDS encoding 6-pyruvoyl trahydropterin synthase family protein — encoded protein: MYTITRTFGPICAQHAISRLPEGHGCRNMHGHNFYVHIILEAKRLNEFGMVIDFTELDALDSYLRSWPRLERGLNALFDDHDPTVEHLAEHVARWASKHLDLGGSRVACVRVAETDTCWSEYIPEPA
- a CDS encoding sugar phosphate isomerase/epimerase family protein; this encodes MLGVNLCFAVKRWLEPESWAAFVRSELDVTSVQFTFDLVDPWWPEPERAAMTRRAAKALADHGLTAHSAYVGLAHWVPAGLLDPSPSGRRAAALWWRRAIDTAAELGAAAVGGPLGTLSVIDAADPSAAETRYRTLVDTVADLSAYARRCGVAEFLIEPTPLPREFPSTPEQAERLIGDLAQRGADNVGLTLDTGHMVFQPLYGPDASVEDWFRPLAPHTRLIHLDNTDGLGDPHWGWPHPQGTFDVARFGRALLAADLGNVPVMLEVFPRFEDGDQNVRDLLISSVAHCKAEFAAAGLG
- a CDS encoding 7-cyano-7-deazaguanine synthase; translation: MPEPTPEPNPLGAGVLLFSAGLDSFPAWHFLGRPPVVYFDLRHRYAPQERVAVEKLAARCGMDLTISRELDLSDREAPDAIIPMRNAYFAMLAADRADLIWCIGVKGDHTADKSPEAFGVIGNMITALTGRDVRIHSPFWELTKTEIVRWYLEQGLPTDDLLLTFSCSRSDGRPVHCGVCPSCLRRWCSLVNNGIDAPFEEPPWQWERVRTFYVPAMWNGTYPDHRAAELFTALARVGVTV